The Bacillota bacterium genome includes a window with the following:
- a CDS encoding ATP synthase subunit C has protein sequence MIITLSVTLVAIILSPFVLLKTKLPIRSHKAVILTNIGMFFMVSLALTVAIFATPTAAATAIPTAAAAATASSNGLGYLSAAICTGVACIGAGIAVAAGASAAIGATSENPGMFGKSLIFVALGEGIVLYGLLISFQILNKLG, from the coding sequence ATGATTATCACATTATCAGTTACCTTAGTTGCAATTATCTTATCCCCATTTGTTCTTTTAAAAACCAAGCTTCCTATCAGGAGCCATAAGGCAGTTATTTTAACAAATATCGGAATGTTCTTTATGGTTTCTCTGGCGCTTACAGTTGCGATTTTCGCTACTCCTACAGCTGCCGCGACAGCAATCCCTACAGCAGCTGCTGCAGCTACTGCAAGCAGTAATGGTTTAGGTTATCTTTCAGCAGCTATCTGCACAGGTGTTGCATGTATAGGCGCCGGCATCGCCGTTGCAGCCGGTGCATCAGCAGCTATCGGTGCTACAAGTGAGAATCCTGGAATGTTTGGTAAAAGTCTAATATTTGTTGCACTTGGCGAAGGAATCGTTCTGTATGGACTTCTTATTTCCTTCCAGATTCTAAATAAACTTGGCTAA
- a CDS encoding V-type ATP synthase subunit F: MKYFLISDNMDTITGLRLVGIEGVLAKTKEEAEKALSTAVNDKDVAIIIITEKLKKLCVDSVSNILFHRASPLIVEIPDRHGFGRDRDSLSSFISEAIGLKL; this comes from the coding sequence ATGAAATATTTTCTGATCAGCGATAATATGGATACAATCACTGGCTTACGGCTCGTGGGTATTGAAGGTGTCCTTGCCAAAACAAAAGAAGAGGCTGAAAAGGCGCTTTCAACAGCGGTAAATGATAAGGATGTAGCAATTATTATCATTACGGAAAAACTTAAAAAATTATGCGTTGACAGTGTGTCAAACATATTGTTTCATCGTGCCTCTCCGCTGATTGTGGAAATACCAGACAGACACGGTTTTGGGCGTGATCGTGATTCTCTGTCCAGCTTTATAAGCGAAGCGATTGGTCTTAAGCTATAA